A window of Variovorax paradoxus EPS genomic DNA:
AGTCGGAGGCAATGACCATCTCCGACCGCATCGCGGTGCTCAACCTCGGCCGTCTCGAGCAGATCGATACGCCCTGGAACCTCTACAACCGTCCGCACACGCCGTTCGTGGCCGGCTTCATCGGCCGCACCAACCTCGTGAGTGCAACACTGCGCGCGGGCTGCATCACGCTGGACGGGCTGCACGGCGAGGTGCCGATCCAGGACGAGGCCGCGCGCGACCGCGCCGATGCGCGCGTGTCGATCCGCCCACAGTCGCTCTACCTGGGCACCGACGTGCTGGGCGCGCTGCCGATGGGGCGGGTGGCCGTCGTGTCGCGCACCTACCTGGGCGAGTACTGGGACTACGTCGTGCGGCCGCTGGGCGGCGGCGACACGCTCAAGGTGCATGCGCCGCCCTCCAGCGTGCTGGAGATCGGGCACGAATCGGCGCTGTCGGTGGACCCGCGCGGCGTAGCCGTCGTGAGCTGACGGCGAATCCACGCAACAACAACAGAAAGACCTCCGACGTGACGATGCAGCAGCAACCTCGATCAACGCCTTTTCTCAACCGCCGCGGCCTGCTCGGCGCGACCGTCGCCACCGGCGCGCTGTGGTGCGCCAAGGGCGTGCGCGCCATGACCGAGAGCGAAATATTTCCCGTCGTGGAGACGGCGAACGGCCGCCTGCGCGGGCTCATGTCCGGCGGCATCGCCGTGTTCAAGGGCGTGCACTACGGCGCCGACACCTCGGGCGCCAACCGCTTCATGCCGCCCGCGCCGGTGGCGCGCTGGGCCGGCGTGCGCGACGCGACCGCCTACGGCAACTACGCGCCGCAGATGCCGGCCGACCGGCGCCGCGCCTATGCCGACCTCATCATGTACGACCTGCAGCCGGGCGGCATGGGCGAGGACTGCCTGGTGATGAACATCTGGACGCCTTCCGCCTCGCCCTCGGGCCGCAGCCGGCGGCCGGTGATGGTGCACCTGCACGGCGGCGGCTACTACGCGGGCTCGGGCAACTCGCCGCAGTTCGACGGCGAGATGCTCGCGCGCTTCGGCGACGCGGTGGTCGTCACGCTCAACCACCGGCTCGGGTCCTTCGGCTTCCTCGACCTCTCGGGGCTGGGCGATGCGCGCATGGCGCAATCGGGCGCGGCGGGCATGCTCGACATCGTCGCGGCGCTCGGCTGGATCAGGGAGAACATCGCGGCCTTCGGCGGCGACCCGTCGCGCGTGCTGGTGTTCGGCCAGTCCGGCGGCGGCTTGAAGACCAGCGTGCTGATGGCAATGCCCTCGGCGCGCGGGCTCTTTCACCGAGCGGGCGTGATGAGCGGCTCGGGCCTGCGCGTGGCGCCGCAGGAAGCCTCCCGCAAGGCCGCCGGCGAGTTCGTCGCATCGCTGGGCCTCGGCAAGGACCCGATCGCCCGGCTGCAGGCATTGCCGATGCACACGCTGCTCGCGGCGCAGGTGACCATGGAGAATGCCGACCGCGCGAAGGGCGAGGCGCCGCGCGCCTTCTCGCCGGTGCTCGACGGCACGGCCATCGCGCGGCATCCGTTCGATCCGGACGCGCCCGCGCTATCGGCCGAGGTGCCGATGATCGTGGGCACCACGCTCGACGAGAGGGCTTACCGCCGGATCGATTTCAACGCCGACGAGGCGGCTCTCCTGAAATTCGCCGAAGCCCGAGTGGGCGACGATGCGCGCCGCCTCGTGGCCATGTACCGCGACGAGGACCCGTCCGCGTCGCCCTATGTGCTGCAGGCGCGCATCGACACCGACATGACCTTCCGCCGGGCTGCGCAACTGCAGGCCGAGCGCAAGGCCGCCGCGGCAGCCGCGGGTGCC
This region includes:
- a CDS encoding carboxylesterase/lipase family protein; this translates as MQQQPRSTPFLNRRGLLGATVATGALWCAKGVRAMTESEIFPVVETANGRLRGLMSGGIAVFKGVHYGADTSGANRFMPPAPVARWAGVRDATAYGNYAPQMPADRRRAYADLIMYDLQPGGMGEDCLVMNIWTPSASPSGRSRRPVMVHLHGGGYYAGSGNSPQFDGEMLARFGDAVVVTLNHRLGSFGFLDLSGLGDARMAQSGAAGMLDIVAALGWIRENIAAFGGDPSRVLVFGQSGGGLKTSVLMAMPSARGLFHRAGVMSGSGLRVAPQEASRKAAGEFVASLGLGKDPIARLQALPMHTLLAAQVTMENADRAKGEAPRAFSPVLDGTAIARHPFDPDAPALSAEVPMIVGTTLDERAYRRIDFNADEAALLKFAEARVGDDARRLVAMYRDEDPSASPYVLQARIDTDMTFRRAAQLQAERKAAAAAAGAAPAYAYLWKIPSPAYGGRYGAPHGTDIGPSLHDIRHGLNGPSAESVRLADQLAGAWVAFAATGDPNNARTPQWPAYTAQRRGTLVFEGDGSRTRAEDDPRQAFRTYWAAR